In Trichlorobacter lovleyi, the DNA window ATCGGTATCGAGAGCCGTATCCCAACGGTATAGGCGGTATCCTTGCCTTCTTGGCCTGCGATTTCCATGGAGGTCGTGTCACGCCGCAGCACCAGACCTGCTGTCAGGTTGGGAATCTTTTCGGCTTGGGCAAGCGTAATATCAGCCTCTCCCCGCTTTTTTTCCGCTTTAAGCGCCCTGAGGTCAGGACGGTTGGCATTGGCACGCTGTTGCAGGTCTGCCAGAGTCCCCGCCACCAGCGTGCCGATGTCCAGCGTGCCGGTGATTTCTGGCCGACTGCCGCTGGCAAGTCCCATCAGCGTCCAGAGTCGCGCCTGATTTTGGAGCATCGTTTTCGCACTTTCGATCCTGGCCCCTTCACTCCGCGCCAGTTCAACCTTGACGAGATTCATCTCCAGTTCCGGGATGTCTCCGGCGGACAGGCGTTCTTTGGTTACGTCAAGGAGTTGCCGGTTGAGCGCAATGGAACGGTCAGCCAGCGCAACGCGCTCTTTTGCCAGCAGGGCATCATAGAAGGCGGTCTTCACCTCTTCTCGTAACCGACGCTCCTTATCCAGCAACTGCCAGCGGTAGAGATCCCGTTCCTGTTCGGCAACTGAAAGGCGTTTTCCGCGCTTGCCGACAAGCGGGATCTCTTGTGACAGGCCAAGTGCCAGGCTGTTTTCATTTTTGCTGCCGGTCAGTGCGCCGGTGCCGGCTTCAAGGTCAAGGGTTGGATTCGGCAGCAGACCGGCTCTGGTCACACCGGCGTCGCGGACACCCAGCTCCTCGCGCAACGCCCGCAGCTCGGCATTGTGCTGCATCGAAAGTGCAATGACATGGGACAACGAGAGTGTTGACTCTACCGCCCAGGCCGTGCTGGACAGGGCCATGACGAAAATGACTGTCAACAGGGATAATGCTCCCTGTGCGCGTAGTGTTCTGCTCAAGAGATGTTCTCCTTTTATTCAGTTGTATGATCGGCTGAACAGCG includes these proteins:
- a CDS encoding TolC family protein; this encodes MTVIFVMALSSTAWAVESTLSLSHVIALSMQHNAELRALREELGVRDAGVTRAGLLPNPTLDLEAGTGALTGSKNENSLALGLSQEIPLVGKRGKRLSVAEQERDLYRWQLLDKERRLREEVKTAFYDALLAKERVALADRSIALNRQLLDVTKERLSAGDIPELEMNLVKVELARSEGARIESAKTMLQNQARLWTLMGLASGSRPEITGTLDIGTLVAGTLADLQQRANANRPDLRALKAEKKRGEADITLAQAEKIPNLTAGLVLRRDTTSMEIAGQEGKDTAYTVGIRLSIPIPLFDRNRAGVQEATARKNSTESRLNGTFMAVEREVATAYATFEHAVSVLSLYRIDIIPQLEENLKLTQEAYRLGETGIIAVIQEQKKFFEVSEGHLTALRDRQVALVRLESATATELTGGEK